Proteins found in one Salvia splendens isolate huo1 chromosome 10, SspV2, whole genome shotgun sequence genomic segment:
- the LOC121751992 gene encoding serine/arginine-rich splicing factor RSZ22-like, with product MSRVYVGNLDPRVTERELEDEFRVFGVIRSVWVARRPPGYAFIDFDDRRDAQDAIRDLDGKNGWRVELSHNSSGGGGGGRGGGGGGRGRSGSDLKCYECGEAGHFARECRTRGGTGRRRSRSPPRYRRSPSYGRRSYSPRARSPRRRSLSPKDRSFSRSPYRGREEVPYANGDGPRERVERRRSRS from the exons ATGTCCAGAGTTTATGTTGGAAATCTTGATCCCCGTGTCACTGAACGTGAACTCGAGGATGAATTTCGCGTGTTTGGAGTTATCAGAAG TGTATGGGTTGCCAGAAGACCTCCAGGCTATGCTTTCATTGATTTTGATGATCGAAGAGATGCCCAAGATGCCATCAGAGATCTTGATG GCAAAAATGGATGGAGAGTTGAACTCTCACATAACTCCAGcggtggaggtggtggaggccgtggtggtggtggtggtggtcgcGGAAGGTCTGGTTCTGATTTGAAGTGCTATGAATGCGGCGAGGCTGGTCATTTTGCTCGTGAGTGCAGAACGCGGGGTGGTACTGGAAGGCGTAGAAGTCGCAGCCCTCCTAGATACCGCCGGAGTCCAAGTTATGGCCGGAG GAGTTATAGTCCTCGTGCGCGTTCCCCTCGGCGTAGAAGCTTATCACCCAAAGATCGCAGCTTCAGCAGGTCGCCTTATCGTGGACGAGAGGAAGTGCCATATGCTAATGG AGATGGTCCTAGGGAAAGAGTCGAAAGACGTAGAAGCAGGAGCTAA
- the LOC121751991 gene encoding probable sarcosine oxidase, which translates to MLPYINPNHFHHHNSHNTTNFNSEAMEDQFDVIVIGAGVMGSSTAYQTSKRRLKTLLLEQFDFLHHRGSSHGESRTTRATYPEDYYSGMVLESSRLWRQAESEAGYQVCFATRQLDIGPSDNKALLAVVDSCRKNSIAVAVLKRRQLLEEFSGMFDIPEDWIGVVTQHGGVIKPTKAVAMFQTLALRNGAVLRDNAEVVGISRDGRTNEIVVATAGGMTYRGRKCVITAGPWTRKLVKKARGIDLPIQPLETAVHYWKVKEGLEGKFTIESGFPTFASYGEPYIYGTPSLEFPGLVKIPVHAGRACDPEDRTWGAPPVLVDALRAWIKGRFGDMIDVAKPVLTQSCMYSMTPDEDFVIDFLGGEFGEDGVVCGGFSGHGFKMAPVVGRVAADLVESGRAEGVELTRFSVGRFDGEKRNGNVKDFDDQVMSH; encoded by the coding sequence ATGCTTCCTTACATAAATCCAAACCATTTCCATCATCACAATTCACATAACACCACCAATTTTAATTCAGAGGCGATGGAGGATCAGTTCGATGTTATCGTCATCGGCGCCGGCGTCATGGGCAGCTCCACCGCCTACCAGACCTCCAAGCGCCGCCTCAAGACCCTCCTCCTCGAGCAGTTCGACTTCCTCCACCACCGCGGCTCCTCCCACGGCGAGTCCCGCACCACCCGCGCCACCTACCCCGAGGACTACTACTCCGGCATGGTCCTCGAGTCCTCCCGCCTCTGGCGCCAAGCCGAGTCCGAAGCCGGCTACCAAGTCTGCTTCGCCACCCGCCAGCTCGACATCGGCCCCTCCGACAACAAAGCCCTCCTCGCCGTCGTCGACAGCTGCCGGAAAAATTCCATCGCCGTCGCCGTCCTCAAGCGCCGCCAGCTCCTGGAGGAGTTCTCCGGAATGTTCGACATTCCAGAGGACTGGATCGGCGTCGTCACCCAGCACGGCGGTGTCATCAAGCCGACTAAAGCAGTTGCGATGTTCCAAACCCTAGCGCTCCGAAACGGCGCCGTGCTGAGGGATAACGCCGAAGTTGTTGGTATAAGTAGGGATGGGAGAACGAACGAGATTGTCGTGGCCACGGCCGGCGGCATGACCTATCGCGGCCGAAAATGCGTGATCACGGCGGGGCCATGGACGCGAAAGCTGGTGAAGAAGGCGAGAGGAATCGATCTCCCTATCCAGCCGTTGGAGACCGCGGTACATTACTGGAAAGTCAAAGAGGGGCTCGAAGGTAAATTTACCATCGAGAGTGGGTTCCCGACATTCGCTAGCTACGGCGAGCCATACATCTACGGGACGCCGTCGCTGGAGTTCCCTGGATTGGTGAAAATCCCAGTGCACGCGGGCCGCGCATGCGATCCTGAGGATCGCACATGGGGGGCGCCCCCGGTGCTGGTGGATGCACTGAGGGCATGGATTAAGGGGCGGTTCGGGGATATGATCGACGTGGCGAAGCCGGTGCTGACGCAGTCGTGCATGTACTCAATGACGCCCGACGAGGACTTTGTGATCGATTTCCTTGGCGGGGAGTTCGGGGAGGACGGCGTGGTCTGCGGCGGGTTCTCCGGACACGGGTTTAAGATGGCTCCGGTGGTGGGGCGGGTGGCGGCCGATCTCGTGGAGAGCGGCCGAGCTGAGGGCGTGGAGCTCACGCGCTTTAGTGTGGGGAGGTTTGATGGAGAGAAACGTAATGGGAATGTTAAGGATTTTGATGATCAAGTCATGTCCCATTGA
- the LOC121753012 gene encoding UDP-glycosyltransferase 74E1-like, whose product MDQKREHKPHCLILPYPSQGHINPLIQFSKRLAHKGITITFAVPQDVLTSSSAADISASIAVETISDGYNSAAARADADPREYLVTFKKEGTESTSRLIEKLREGRGRAVDCVVYDAFLPWGLAVAKSKGLFGAAFFTQASSVNVVYYNVFKGLLKVPVTERETVLPGLPSLAVSDLPSFVVDQEKYPGVLELLVGQFDGVEDSDFVFVNSVYELEEKANEWMKKSMSIQTIGPAIPSIYLDKRIQHDKNYGLSLFKPDDICMRWLQQRSPKSVIYVSFGSIAKLEKHEMEELATALKLTGKHFLWVVRSSEVSKLPENFTDEASGKGLIVSWCSQLEVLAHDAIGCFVTHCGWNSTLEALSLGVPMVGVPWWSDQATNAKFVMDVWKMGVRAYPDDGGVVGHEELVRCVNCVMEGERAEEMRENARKWKELAKGAVNEGGSSDRNIQQFVSTLMGVTLSLSQK is encoded by the exons ATGGATCAAAAAAGAGAACACAAACCACACTGCCTAATCCTTCCATATCCAAGCCAAGGCCACATAAACCCCTTGATCCAATTCTCCAAGCGCTTAGCCCACAAAGGCATCACAATCACCTTCGCCGTACCACAAGACGTCCtcacctcctcctccgccgccgacaTCTCCGCCTCCATCGCCGTCGAGACGATCTCCGACGGCTACAACTCCGCCGCCGCAAGAGCCGACGCCGACCCTCGGGAGTATCTAGTCACCTTCAAAAAGGAAGGGACGGAGTCAACCTCCCGGCTCATCGAGAAGCTTCGAGAAGGCCGGGGCCGGGCCGTGGACTGCGTCGTCTATGACGCCTTCTTGCCGTGGGGGCTGGCCGTGGCGAAGAGTAAAGGGCTGTTTGGTGCGGCCTTCTTCACGCAGGCGAGCTCTGTTAATGTTGTCTACTACAACGTGTTTAAAGGGTTGCTGAAAGTTCCGGTTACGGAGAGGGAAACCGTGCTTCCCGGGCTGCCGTCGTTGGCGGTTTCTGATTTGCCGTCGTTTGTTGTTGATCAGGAGAAGTATCCGGGCGTGTTGGAGCTGCTGGTGGGTCAGTTTGATGGTGTGGAGGATTCTGATTTCGTGTTTGTTAACTCGGTTTACGAGCTCGAGGAAAAG GCAAATGAGTGGATGAAAAAATCAATGTCAATACAAACAATTGGACCAGCCATACCTTCTATCTACCTAGACAAAAGGATACAGCATGACAAAAATTATGGTCTTAGTTTGTTCAAGCCAGATGACATTTGCATGAGATGGCTACAACAAAGATCACCTAAATCAGTTATCTACGTCTCCTTTGGTAGTATTGCCAAATTGGAAAAGCATGAAATGGAGGAATTGGCAACGGCCCTTAAGCTAACCGGCAAACACTTCCTATGGGTGGTCCGATCCTCGGAGGTGTCGAAGCTCCCGGAAAATTTCACGGACGAAGCCTCGGGTAAGGGGCTAATCGTGTCATGGTGCTCGCAGCTTGAGGTGCTTGCTCATGACGCCATAGGCTGCTTTGTAACGCACTGTGGGTGGAACTCGACTCTGGAGGCGCTGAGCCTCGGGGTCCCGATGGTGGGGGTCCCGTGGTGGAGTGACCAGGCTACGAATGCGAAGTTTGTGATGGATGTCTGGAAAATGGGAGTGAGGGCTTATCCTGATGATGGAGGCGTTGTTGGGCATGAGGAATTGGTTCGTTGTGTGAATTGTGTGATGGAGGGAGAGAGAGCAGAAGAGATGAGAGAGAACGCAAGGAAATGGAAGGAGTTGGCAAAGGGAGCTGTTAATGAAGGGGGAAGTTCAGATAGAAATATTCAACAATTTGTTTCTACTCTGATGGGTGTAACACTGTCACTGTCACAAAAATAA